From the Acidilutibacter cellobiosedens genome, one window contains:
- a CDS encoding DUF1788 domain-containing protein yields MKESKKTLEQRLDQIQIEIDKKDFRKNKGMGNEIGYYIFDYSEREELKVREYIKYLKEKNNPNITGYKLLVYDLYDLMIDYIEKEGLLEKCINMEEEYGLEYLIISVAELLNMDDSRNFFTDYIEENTPENAVVFITGVGKIFPFVRAHDILNKLSQVFDRAPVVLFYPGKYDGQTLILFSEFEDNHYYRAFPLVK; encoded by the coding sequence ATGAAAGAATCGAAGAAAACATTGGAACAACGTTTAGATCAAATCCAGATAGAAATAGATAAAAAAGATTTCAGAAAAAATAAAGGGATGGGAAATGAGATAGGATATTATATATTTGATTACTCTGAAAGAGAAGAATTAAAGGTCAGAGAATATATCAAGTATTTAAAAGAAAAGAATAATCCTAATATTACTGGGTATAAGTTGTTGGTATATGATTTGTATGATTTGATGATTGATTACATAGAAAAAGAAGGCCTTCTTGAAAAATGTATTAATATGGAGGAAGAATACGGGCTGGAATATTTGATTATTTCTGTAGCGGAATTGTTGAATATGGATGACAGCAGAAATTTTTTTACCGATTATATAGAAGAGAATACTCCCGAAAATGCGGTAGTTTTTATTACAGGAGTTGGTAAGATATTTCCTTTTGTTCGTGCCCATGATATTTTAAACAAATTGAGTCAGGTTTTTGACAGGGCTCCGGTAGTATTGTTTTATCCCGGAAAGTATGACGGTCAGACTTTAATATTGTTTTCAGAATTTGAAGACAATCACTATTACCGAGCGTTTCCGCTGGTTAAATAA
- a CDS encoding DUF1819 family protein translates to MKNLEYSAGIVSKGFWFQEFKKYIEMLKEGKTAAEIKEFQVKENIFLAPSPSYGKKIIGEIFKRTQALPKDIIELFSDLNVSDQKLINLLGIMLTDRLFFEYIYEVYRENLILGTKKFKDSSTRIFLKNKSEQSKKVAGFTEQTKKRLATAYKTYLKEANLLLEKDGILTYHKPIMDFQLEIKMKSLSLYPYLKALTGVI, encoded by the coding sequence GTGAAGAATTTAGAATACAGTGCCGGCATTGTCAGCAAGGGATTTTGGTTTCAGGAGTTTAAAAAATATATAGAGATGTTGAAAGAAGGAAAGACGGCAGCAGAAATCAAAGAGTTCCAGGTAAAAGAAAATATATTTTTGGCTCCGTCTCCGTCTTACGGCAAGAAAATAATCGGAGAGATTTTTAAGCGCACGCAAGCTCTTCCTAAAGATATTATAGAATTGTTTTCTGATCTTAATGTTTCGGATCAAAAGCTTATAAATTTGTTGGGGATTATGTTAACCGACAGGTTATTTTTTGAATATATATATGAAGTTTATAGGGAGAATCTTATCCTTGGGACAAAAAAATTCAAAGACAGCAGTACGCGTATATTTTTAAAAAATAAGTCGGAGCAAAGCAAAAAAGTAGCGGGATTTACGGAACAAACGAAAAAAAGATTGGCCACAGCCTATAAGACCTATTTGAAAGAGGCGAATCTCCTACTGGAAAAGGACGGTATTTTAACATATCATAAACCTATCATGGATTTTCAATTGGAAATTAAAATGAAAAGTCTATCTCTTTATCCATATTTAAAGGCATTGACGGGGGTAATTTAA
- a CDS encoding YoaK family protein: MKMQSIEKKGNKKYKWQMSESIIVGILLAFSGGYMDAYTYIFRDHVFANAQTGNIILLGIHIFDGNYVESVRYLFPIMSFTAGVFIAQMLCLNFKNCKKPHWRQLSVIIEIIIMTAVTFMNSSMNLLANSMISLACGIQVQSFRKIHNNSLATTMCIGNLRTATDLLCSSVYKKDKSLLYKSFFYYGFIFVFTLGAVLGKHWVSILGQKAILVSAVILCIVFVCMFIEEEEFKKRK; encoded by the coding sequence ATGAAGATGCAAAGCATAGAAAAAAAAGGCAATAAAAAATATAAATGGCAGATGTCTGAGTCCATCATAGTCGGAATTCTTCTTGCCTTTTCCGGCGGCTATATGGACGCTTACACATATATTTTCAGGGATCATGTTTTTGCAAATGCACAAACCGGCAATATCATCCTTTTAGGGATACATATCTTTGACGGAAATTATGTGGAATCCGTCCGATATTTATTTCCGATTATGTCCTTTACTGCCGGAGTATTTATCGCTCAAATGCTGTGTCTCAATTTTAAAAACTGCAAAAAGCCTCACTGGAGGCAGTTATCGGTTATTATAGAAATTATAATTATGACGGCGGTAACCTTCATGAACAGTTCCATGAACCTTTTGGCAAACAGCATGATTTCACTTGCATGTGGTATTCAGGTTCAAAGTTTTAGGAAAATACACAACAATTCTCTGGCTACCACTATGTGTATAGGAAATCTTCGTACTGCCACAGATCTGCTTTGCAGCTCTGTCTACAAAAAAGACAAGAGTTTGCTTTATAAGAGCTTTTTTTATTACGGTTTTATATTTGTATTTACGCTTGGTGCGGTTTTAGGAAAACACTGGGTTTCAATTCTTGGGCAAAAGGCCATCTTAGTCAGTGCGGTAATTCTATGTATAGTGTTTGTCTGCATGTTTATTGAGGAAGAGGAATTTAAAAAAAGGAAGTAG
- a CDS encoding helix-turn-helix domain-containing protein gives MGVSYKKLWKLLIDKDIKKTKMREKVGISTSTLSKLTRNEYVSLDILVRICSYLKCQISDICEVIYEED, from the coding sequence ATGGGTGTAAGCTATAAAAAATTATGGAAGTTGTTAATTGATAAGGATATTAAAAAAACTAAAATGAGAGAAAAAGTAGGGATTAGTACAAGTACATTGTCTAAACTAACAAGAAATGAATATGTATCTCTTGATATATTAGTCAGAATTTGTTCTTATCTAAAATGCCAAATCAGCGATATTTGTGAAGTAATATATGAAGAAGATTAA